The sequence below is a genomic window from Rhizobium gallicum bv. gallicum R602sp.
TTGATGAGGCCCGCCCGCCTCTTCCGCCAGGTAAACATGGGCGCGAAGGCGATCAGGACGGGCAGTGTTGTCGGAGTTGAGCGGCGAAGAGCTCTCCCTTGCCCCGACCTCATCCAACCAACATCCGATACCAGCGCGTTCGTGAGCTTCTCGAGCGCCCTCAAGCGCATTGCTGGCAAGCTTTCGAAGAACTGCAATGAGTTGCGTCTGCTTTAGAGTGGCCCCCGAACCGGATTGGGCGAAATCCGGCTGCCAGCGGTGCAGCCTGGTTCGTCCATCATGCCAGGCAAGGTCAACTAGTTATTCCCGAGGTGGTGGCCTATCAGGTTATTGGGCACGATCTGACCGTGACATTTGCAGCCGCGGCCGGGTTCGACAGGGTTCGTCGAGCCGAGGGACGTGTTGCGCGGTTACCTTCGCCATCCCGACTGATCGGGCTCTGAATTCAGCGCGCCTTTGAAATTCCTGGAGATGAACGCTGGAACCTCATCCGACAGCGTGCCCTGCTAAGCCATAGACCCAGGGCTCGTTGTCTTTTCGGTTCAGAAACTTGCGCCCTTTTGACATCGTGGTGACGGTTTCAGAAAGTTCAAGGCCACTGTCTTGAAGGAATTCAGTCAGTGGACCCGGCTCTCGTGTGTCAACGCGGGCGAACCGTCCTGTCAGATCCTTGAGATGCACGGCGGTGAGTTGGAGTGCGTCGTCGTCAGTGCTCGCCACGATGGGGCCAACGACATGGCCTCGGCCGAACTCCCGGCACATCGAAAAACCAACGAGTTGACCGTCCCGTCGCATTGTACGAATGGATGAAACTTCTGCGAGCAGCCTGAGCAGCCTTTCGCGGCTCGTCCCGAATGCCCGCGTATCCAGCGCTATGATCTCATCCACGGGGGCAGCGGAGGGCTCTGTCAGCTCTCCGTTTGGTTCTGGCAGCTCTCGGATCATCGGGCCGACCTCGCCTTGATATTGGTATACCGTTGCCTCCTGGGTAAAGCCCAGGGACAGATAGAGTCGATAGGCGGCTTGGGTAGAGTTCAGGCTCAAACTGCGGCCCCGGCAATGCTCAAATACCTGGTCCATGAGCCATCGACCGTTGCCTTGCGCTTGGGTGCGCGGCGTGGTGATCACGAGGCCAACGGTGGCGAAATCGTCTCCGTACGGGAACCACATTGCGCTTCCGAAAACGCGGCCTATACCATCCACCGCAACAATGCCTCGGCCGACGTGGCGCAGCCAGTCCCAGTCCTTGGGGCGATGTGGCCAACCGACACCTAGGGAGAGCGCGTGGAGCAGACTGACATCGACATCGTTGATGTCTCGCGCCACCAATTCGAATGACTTCAAGCGCACTGACTTAGGCATTTGAGTTAATCGCTCCATTTGCCGGGTTGCCACATTACTGGCAGGGCTGCGACTGTAGTATCTGCGCTCCCCGCGGCGCAATTATCGCACGCAATTGTCGGTAGAATCCGCTGTTTTTCAGGTATATTCGAAATCTTTCGCCAAACGATCGCTCAAATCGGCAAGGAGATTCCCGTCCGATTAAGCTCGCTAGCATCTGGTCAACTTTGGAGGCAACTTGGTCCGACATGAATACTCGCTAAGCTCATTGCGTTTGTCTCGGTCGTCAGGCCCGCCAAACCAACAGATAGTCGATTGGATACGCGGCGACTGTCTGGCTGCGGGCGCCAAGATGACATCGATCTTGGTCCTGAAGGCGATCGATATAATCCGGCGATATGAATGACTTCTGTCCTGCGCATTAGCCGCCTCGCCAAGGCGGCCTGCGGCCATGAATGTGCAACTGGCGCGGTCGCCAGGCTTTGACTTGAAATCGCTTGTTAAAAACCTGCGGCGAGTACAGCCGAATCAGATGGCGCAACAAGCATGTTTTGCAACGCCGCCCATCTAGCCTGCGATTTTGATGAGGGCGCGCTCCATGGCTGCAAGAAATTGGTCCACATGCTCGGCTTGGCAAACGAGCGGAGGGCGCACTTTAAGCGTATCCTCATTGGCGCCCGTCGTGCTAACAAGGACGCCGTCGTCTCGCATGGCATTCACGACATTCAAAGCCATGCTTCGCCGGCTTGCCGGCGTTGTGCCATCCAGCCCCAGATCGATGCCAAAGAATAGACCTGCGTTTCGAATGCCGGAGATGCCGTAGGGCAGCATTGCAAGTTTCTCCAGCCCGGCTCGGAGGCGCTGGCTCATGGCAAGCGCTTTTTCGGGGATCTGGTCGCGCTGCAGGATCGTTAGCACAGCGTCCGCCGTCGCAATTCCAACTGTATTGCCGGCAAAAGTGTTTGAATAGCGAGAAGTGGCACCAAATTGGTCCATCGGTGCTCTGCGACCAACGACAGCGCCAATTGGAAATCCGTTGCCCATAGGCTTGCCGAGGGTGGCAAGATCCGGAACGATTCCGTGCCGCTCAAAACCCCACATATGCTCGCCAGTCCGCCCAAAGCCCGGTTGAACTTCATCGGCGATGACGAGACCACCTGCCTCTCTGACTGCCGCAACTCCACCCGCAATGAAACCAGGAGGATCTACCCATACGCCATCGCTGGAAAAGATACTGTCGATGAGGAGGGCCGCAACACCGATGCCACGACGATTCAGATCCGTGATGGCCGACCGAATTTGTGCCTCAAAAAATTCCGCGGCTTGTGATTCCGGCACGCCCGCTGGCCCGGGTAGCTGTACCATGCGCACGAACGGGCTGAGCTTGACCGCGTCTCCCAAATTCGGGGAAACAGCGGCGGTAGCGGCGCTAGTGCCATGATACGCATAGTTCGACACGATCACGCCTTCGTTGCCGCTCGCAAATCGCGCGATACGCAGGGCCAAATCGTTGGATTCACTTCCCGTGCAAGTAAAAACAACCCGATCGAGCTCGTTTGGGAAGGTATCAACCAATCGCTCCGCGTAATCGACGAGCTTTGGCTCGAGATAGCGCGTGTTGGCGCTTATCCGTGCCGCCTGCTCAGCCATTGCGGCGGTTACTTCTGGGTGGCAATGGCCGAGAGACGGCACATTATTGTAGAAATCGAGATATGCCCGCCCGTCAGGATCGTAGAGCCACATGCCTTCGCCGCGAACGAAGTGCACTGGCCGGCGGTACTGGAGCCTATAAGAGGCCCCAAGAACTTCGTCACGGCGAGCAATTAGCTCGGACTCGCGTCCGGGAAGGTCAGCTTCGCCGGGTATGTAGCGATTTGGCATGAGATCTGTCGACATGTGCTTTTGCCTGCTTACAAGAGTGCTTGATCAATCTTTGGTCGTCTTTTTTTTGGCGACCGTCCGGCCGAGCGAACCGAAATGGCGTTTACGACCGGAGTGACGACATTGCCGCGAGGACCGCCGCCTCGCCCGCTGCGACACCAAGAGGCGTTAGGATAGCAAGGCCGTGCTCGGCACGCGCGACATTCTTTTTGATGTACTGAGCGTCGGCCGGAAAAAGGTAGGACCGCCAGTAGTTGACTAGGATCAATGCGCCTTGTCTCGCCCGCATCAGTGCGACGAGCAGTCTTGCTTCCAGCGCCGAAAGTGGAATGACAGAGGCATAGCCGGCAATAAGATGCTCGGCCCCACCCAAAGGAAAGGTCGGATCCTTTACGACGTGACTTGCGGCGATCGCAAGATCCTGGATTCTGGGACTCCAACAGCCATCGCCAAAATCGATGAAACCCATTCCCTGGTCAGTCACCATCATGTTGAATGGGCTGGGATCA
It includes:
- a CDS encoding GNAT family N-acetyltransferase, producing MPKSVRLKSFELVARDINDVDVSLLHALSLGVGWPHRPKDWDWLRHVGRGIVAVDGIGRVFGSAMWFPYGDDFATVGLVITTPRTQAQGNGRWLMDQVFEHCRGRSLSLNSTQAAYRLYLSLGFTQEATVYQYQGEVGPMIRELPEPNGELTEPSAAPVDEIIALDTRAFGTSRERLLRLLAEVSSIRTMRRDGQLVGFSMCREFGRGHVVGPIVASTDDDALQLTAVHLKDLTGRFARVDTREPGPLTEFLQDSGLELSETVTTMSKGRKFLNRKDNEPWVYGLAGHAVG
- a CDS encoding aspartate aminotransferase family protein gives rise to the protein MSTDLMPNRYIPGEADLPGRESELIARRDEVLGASYRLQYRRPVHFVRGEGMWLYDPDGRAYLDFYNNVPSLGHCHPEVTAAMAEQAARISANTRYLEPKLVDYAERLVDTFPNELDRVVFTCTGSESNDLALRIARFASGNEGVIVSNYAYHGTSAATAAVSPNLGDAVKLSPFVRMVQLPGPAGVPESQAAEFFEAQIRSAITDLNRRGIGVAALLIDSIFSSDGVWVDPPGFIAGGVAAVREAGGLVIADEVQPGFGRTGEHMWGFERHGIVPDLATLGKPMGNGFPIGAVVGRRAPMDQFGATSRYSNTFAGNTVGIATADAVLTILQRDQIPEKALAMSQRLRAGLEKLAMLPYGISGIRNAGLFFGIDLGLDGTTPASRRSMALNVVNAMRDDGVLVSTTGANEDTLKVRPPLVCQAEHVDQFLAAMERALIKIAG